A genomic region of Polypterus senegalus isolate Bchr_013 chromosome 17, ASM1683550v1, whole genome shotgun sequence contains the following coding sequences:
- the fam110d gene encoding protein FAM110A: MKPLTPIGSPSPLRLLNKGPEYLRRQMDSGSRARSVSAVERLEADKAKYVKSQQVINNKQEPVVIPCATPPPQPRRPFTVPCATPPPPPRRPFTVPYDTPLLQLRKPFFFEDDDIFEDLTAKKENRVLLQQNEKNSPITPTDQTVPVMRRTSAKRMLRPDSLIIYRQKRECKTPNSETKGYSFVRRLFQGSMREKNHPEIPKMPIVEVKVPAKEEDSRMSWTNEKEVSKSDHEDRQVLESPPGSPLIRSSEQVSKTTSGTEADKPAILRRRGLQRSKSDLRLRYSLALSEKERFFNYCGLDPEMVDRLGLENFFIANSDTVSLILRSVSVDGSEMSEFSRRSGEGLFEEELTEQIPSVVSVIERNARVIKWLYGCRKAKETPKESTV, encoded by the coding sequence ATGAAGCCTCTGACACCCATAGGTTCTCCCTCTCCTCTGAGGCTCCTGAACAAGGGTCCAGAGTACCTCCGCAGGCAAATGGACAGTGGCAGCCGAGCACGCTCCGTCAGCGCCGTTGAGCGGCTGGAGGCGGACAAGGCCAAGTATGTCAAAAGCCAACAGGTCATCAACAATAAGCAGGAGCCAGTGGTCATCCCATGTGCAACACCACCTCCCCAGCCCAGGAGGCCATTTACGGTGCCATGTGCTACACCGCCACCTCCTCCCCGGAGGCCTTTCACTGTACCTTATGATACACCTCTTCTCCAGTTGAGGAAACCTTTCTTCTTCGAGGATGATGACATTTTTGAAGACCTCACTGCCAAAAAAGAGAATCGGGTTTTGctccagcaaaatgaaaagaattcccCAATTACTCCTACTGACCAAACTGTCCCTGTGATGAGGAGGACATCAGCTAAACGAATGCTGAGGCCTGACTCTTTGATCATTTACAGGCAGAAGCGAGAGTGCAAAACTCCCAACAGTGAGACTAAAGGGTACAGCTTTGTGAGGCGCTTGTTTCAAGGATccatgagagagaagaaccacCCAGAGATCCCCAAGATGCCAATAGTCGAGGTGAAAGTCCCAGCTAAAGAAGAAGATTCTCGAATGTCTTGGACCAATGAAAAAGAAGTCTCCAAAAGTGACCACGAGGACAGGCAAGTACTTGAGTCCCCACCAGGCAGCCCTCTGATTCGGTCTTCAGAGCAGGTCTCTAAGACCACCAGTGGCACTGAGGCGGACAAGCCCGCCATTTTACGGAGACGAGGTTTACAGCGTTCCAAATCCGATCTTCGCTTGCGGTACTCCTTGGCATTGTCTGAGAAAGAACGTTTCTTTAATTACTGTGGGCTGGACCCAGAAATGGTGGACAGGCTGGGCCTGGAGAACTTCTTCATTGCTAACTCTGACACCGTCTCGCTGATTCTGCGCAGTGTCAGTGTGGACGGCTCGGAGATGAGCGAGTTTTCCCGACGGAGTGGAGAAGGACTGTTTGAGGAAGAACTGACTGAACAAATCCCCTCCGTGGTGTCGGTAATTGAGCGGAATGCTCGGGTTATTAAGTGGCTCTACGGCTGCCGGAAAGCAAAAGAAACCCCAAAAGAGTCCACAGTGTGA